A window from Nitrospirota bacterium encodes these proteins:
- the rpiB gene encoding ribose 5-phosphate isomerase B, with the protein MKIAIGSDHAGFGLKEDVLDLLNGLGHDIVDCGTYNTASVDYPDFGEKVSKMVGSGEVERGILICGTGLGMSMVANKFPNVRAALCNDLFSAKMSRLHNDANVLVLGGRILGKDLAAEIVRTWLSTAFEGDRHMRRLNKIKKIEETLNSND; encoded by the coding sequence ATGAAAATAGCTATCGGATCAGATCACGCAGGCTTTGGCCTTAAAGAGGATGTTCTCGATCTTTTGAACGGGCTTGGTCATGATATCGTTGACTGCGGGACCTATAACACGGCATCTGTCGATTACCCTGATTTCGGGGAAAAGGTCTCGAAGATGGTAGGTTCAGGAGAGGTTGAACGGGGTATTTTGATCTGCGGCACCGGCCTGGGTATGTCCATGGTAGCGAACAAATTTCCGAATGTCAGGGCAGCGCTCTGCAATGACCTCTTCAGTGCAAAGATGAGCCGGCTCCATAATGATGCGAATGTTCTTGTTCTTGGCGGCAGGATCCTCGGCAAGGACCTGGCTGCGGAGATCGTGCGGACGTGGCTGAGCACAGCGTTCGAAGGTGACCGGCATATGAGAAGACTGAACAAAATCAAGAAAATAGAGGAAACCTTAAACAGCAATGATTGA
- a CDS encoding serine hydroxymethyltransferase produces the protein MIDESLKTSDPEVYEAIEQEKNREHQKIVLIASENYASRAVLEAQGSIFTNKYAEGYPSKRYYGGCEYADAVETLAIERAKKIFGAEHVNVQPHSGSQANMAVYFAAIKPGDTILGMSLSHGGHLTHGASVSFSGTLYKNFSYGVNKDGVIDLDQVRKLAQEHKPRMIIVGASAYSRILDFKGFSEIAKEVGAYLMADIAHIAGLIAAGVHPSPVPYADFVTSTTHKTLRGPRGGMIMCRSEHAKAVDKVIFPGIQGGPLVHVIAAKAVAFREAMTEDFSTYQKRVVENAKTLADELVRRGFSIISGGTDNHLMLVDLTNKSSTGKDAEDALDKAGITVNKNAIPYDTRPPAVTSGIRLGTPSITTRGMGKAEMVEIAEIISSVIDNCTDPGKIQAFAERVKTLCDKFPIYR, from the coding sequence ATGATTGATGAAAGCCTGAAAACCAGCGATCCCGAAGTTTATGAAGCTATTGAGCAGGAGAAGAACAGGGAGCATCAGAAGATCGTACTCATCGCATCGGAAAACTATGCCAGCCGCGCAGTGCTTGAGGCGCAGGGATCGATCTTTACGAATAAATATGCTGAAGGATATCCGTCGAAAAGATATTACGGCGGCTGCGAATATGCCGATGCCGTTGAAACGCTGGCTATTGAGCGGGCAAAGAAGATCTTTGGCGCAGAGCATGTGAATGTGCAGCCGCACTCAGGTTCCCAGGCGAACATGGCTGTATATTTTGCGGCGATCAAGCCAGGGGACACGATCCTCGGCATGAGCCTCAGCCATGGCGGCCACCTTACCCACGGCGCATCAGTCAGCTTCTCAGGCACGTTGTACAAGAATTTCTCTTATGGGGTGAACAAGGACGGCGTCATTGATCTTGATCAGGTGAGGAAGCTTGCGCAGGAGCATAAGCCCCGCATGATCATTGTCGGCGCAAGCGCCTATTCCCGCATCCTCGATTTCAAGGGCTTCTCTGAGATCGCAAAGGAAGTGGGCGCCTATCTGATGGCAGATATTGCCCATATCGCCGGCCTGATCGCTGCAGGGGTCCATCCCTCGCCTGTCCCCTATGCTGACTTTGTCACCTCGACAACACATAAGACCCTGAGGGGACCGCGCGGCGGCATGATCATGTGCAGGTCAGAGCATGCAAAGGCAGTGGACAAGGTGATCTTCCCCGGCATCCAGGGAGGCCCTCTGGTGCATGTGATTGCAGCAAAGGCAGTTGCATTCAGGGAAGCGATGACCGAGGACTTTAGCACATATCAGAAACGTGTTGTCGAAAACGCAAAGACCCTTGCAGACGAGCTTGTCAGGAGGGGCTTCAGCATCATCTCAGGCGGCACGGACAATCATCTCATGCTCGTTGACCTTACGAACAAGAGCAGCACAGGCAAGGATGCAGAGGATGCACTTGATAAGGCGGGTATAACCGTGAATAAAAATGCCATCCCCTATGACACGAGACCCCCTGCTGTAACGAGCGGCATCAGGCTCGGCACCCCGAGCATCACGACCCGCGGCATGGGCAAGGCAGAGATGGTCGAAATTGCCGAGATCATCTCCTCTGTCATAGACAACTGCACAGACCCAGGGAAGATCCAGGCATTTGCCGAGCGGGTCAAGACCCTCTGCGATAAGTTCCCGATCTACCGGTGA
- a CDS encoding PLP-dependent aminotransferase family protein, translating into MGNIFSDRISDVPRSFIREILKLAVDGSVISFAGGLPNRDLFPLEEIKKATGKLLEESGKDVLQYSSSEGYVELREWIADRYRSKHIPIHPDNILITSGSQQGMDLLGKTLLNDGDNVIIEEPGYLGAIQAFSIYKARFHPVPVNEEGIELEPFHEIVSEHFVKIFYCVPNFQNPSGISYSEENRKGVAHALKGKRTILVEDDPYGELRFLGKEKPSFYQLLPENTVLLGSFSKTVVPSFRIGWIVANNEIMEKLVIAKQASDLHTNYFGQRIIHQYLKDNDIDAHINKIRQAYGKQRDAMVSAIQEYFPAEIAYTHPEGGMFLWATLPAGMSAMEVFKEAVKQKVAFVPGDPFYVNKKDVNTLRLNYSSVDEETIRTGIKRLGNVLKALLAGK; encoded by the coding sequence ATGGGCAATATCTTCTCAGACAGAATATCTGATGTGCCGAGATCCTTTATCAGGGAGATCCTGAAACTGGCAGTGGACGGGTCTGTCATCTCCTTTGCCGGCGGCCTGCCGAACCGGGATCTGTTCCCTCTGGAGGAGATAAAAAAAGCTACCGGCAAGCTGCTGGAAGAGTCGGGCAAGGACGTGCTGCAGTACAGTTCCTCTGAAGGTTATGTCGAACTGAGGGAGTGGATAGCAGACCGGTACCGGTCAAAACATATCCCTATTCATCCTGACAACATCCTGATCACCTCAGGTTCCCAGCAGGGCATGGACCTCCTCGGAAAGACCCTCCTGAACGACGGAGACAACGTCATCATTGAAGAGCCCGGCTATCTGGGTGCCATTCAGGCTTTTTCGATCTACAAGGCAAGATTCCACCCGGTTCCGGTGAATGAAGAAGGGATAGAGCTCGAGCCATTCCATGAGATCGTGTCCGAACATTTTGTGAAGATATTCTACTGCGTGCCGAACTTTCAGAATCCTTCAGGCATAAGCTATTCCGAGGAGAATCGAAAAGGCGTGGCTCATGCGCTCAAGGGCAAGCGGACGATCCTGGTAGAGGACGATCCATATGGAGAACTGCGGTTCCTGGGAAAAGAAAAACCCTCTTTTTATCAGCTCCTTCCGGAAAACACCGTGCTCCTCGGCTCGTTTTCCAAGACCGTGGTCCCTTCCTTTCGCATCGGCTGGATCGTTGCAAACAATGAGATCATGGAAAAACTGGTGATCGCCAAGCAGGCCTCTGACCTGCATACCAACTATTTCGGCCAGCGGATCATCCATCAGTATCTGAAAGACAACGATATCGATGCGCATATCAACAAGATCCGGCAGGCGTATGGAAAGCAGAGGGACGCGATGGTCAGTGCGATACAGGAATATTTTCCGGCCGAGATCGCCTATACCCACCCTGAAGGAGGCATGTTTCTCTGGGCCACTCTCCCGGCAGGCATGTCGGCGATGGAGGTCTTCAAAGAAGCGGTCAAACAGAAAGTTGCCTTCGTGCCGGGCGATCCTTTCTACGTAAACAAAAAAGACGTCAACACCCTCCGCCTGAACTACTCAAGCGTTGATGAGGAAACCATCAGGACCGGCATAAAACGCCTCGGCAATGTGCTGAAGGCTCTGCTCGCGGGGAAATAG
- the trxB gene encoding thioredoxin-disulfide reductase produces the protein MGPKKEEFISDNTKKVLQKELAQMKKSVSLIAVLSDDQNRPFNDFCRKLLTELSTLTEKIKPVFVAPDSETAKKYHITRTPTLLIEPEQYAIRFTGAPAGEEARTFLLGVIMASAGMTILSDASKKRLSELKENRNIKVFVSPTCPYCPHQALHAVSAAIEKKDLISTEIIEIHENRDLATEYNAFSVPQVFINDQLVSTGLQPEEVFIEEVLTAAPVEIKPFEGEGVIEKDLVIVGAGPAGLTAAIYAERSGLNSVVIEKGNIGGQVAITPVVENYPGFTRIGGKTLMDMMAQQAIQYTDIHQGEEVLDVQKTNDLFEIRTNRVAYKAKALLISAGAESKKLDVPGEKEFQGRGVSYCASCDGYFFKDGKKVFVIGGGNTAATEALYLKNIGVDVTIVHRRDKLRAEKFLQDSLAANKIPIIWNTKVIEIRGEKFVNEIVLEDVNNASTNTRLIDGVFVAIGYVPNNELAKKLGVRMDDEGYIRVDKAFRTNVPGIYAAGDITGGFKQIVTAVGQGATAAAAIFEDLSAPSEKWYS, from the coding sequence ATGGGACCAAAGAAAGAAGAATTTATCTCGGATAACACGAAGAAAGTCCTGCAGAAGGAGCTGGCTCAGATGAAGAAGTCTGTCAGCCTGATCGCAGTGCTTTCTGACGATCAGAACAGGCCTTTTAATGACTTCTGCCGGAAGCTTCTGACAGAACTCTCAACGCTCACTGAAAAGATCAAGCCTGTTTTCGTCGCCCCTGACAGCGAGACTGCAAAGAAATACCACATAACCCGCACTCCCACCCTCCTGATTGAGCCTGAACAGTATGCCATCAGATTTACCGGCGCCCCTGCGGGCGAGGAAGCGCGCACCTTCCTGCTCGGCGTGATCATGGCATCAGCCGGCATGACCATACTTTCTGATGCATCGAAGAAGCGCCTGTCCGAACTGAAAGAGAACCGCAATATCAAGGTCTTTGTGAGCCCAACCTGTCCGTACTGCCCTCATCAGGCATTGCACGCCGTCTCTGCAGCCATAGAAAAAAAGGATCTTATCAGCACCGAGATCATTGAAATCCATGAGAACAGGGATCTCGCAACAGAATATAATGCATTTTCAGTGCCTCAGGTATTCATTAACGACCAGCTCGTCAGCACAGGACTGCAGCCGGAAGAGGTCTTTATCGAGGAAGTGCTGACAGCAGCCCCTGTCGAGATCAAGCCATTTGAAGGTGAAGGCGTGATCGAGAAAGATCTCGTGATCGTCGGCGCCGGGCCTGCGGGCCTTACCGCAGCGATCTATGCTGAACGGTCCGGGCTGAATTCCGTTGTTATTGAAAAAGGCAATATCGGCGGACAGGTTGCCATCACTCCCGTGGTAGAGAACTATCCCGGTTTTACCCGCATCGGCGGCAAGACGCTTATGGACATGATGGCACAGCAGGCGATCCAATATACGGACATTCACCAGGGCGAGGAAGTGCTTGATGTACAGAAGACGAATGATCTGTTCGAGATACGAACTAACAGGGTCGCGTACAAGGCAAAGGCATTGCTGATCTCCGCAGGGGCAGAGAGCAAAAAACTTGATGTGCCGGGAGAAAAGGAGTTCCAGGGCAGAGGCGTAAGTTACTGCGCGTCCTGCGACGGGTACTTCTTTAAGGACGGGAAGAAGGTATTCGTCATCGGGGGCGGCAACACCGCAGCTACAGAGGCACTCTATCTGAAGAACATAGGCGTTGATGTCACGATTGTTCACAGGCGGGACAAACTGCGGGCAGAAAAATTTCTTCAGGACAGCCTTGCTGCTAACAAGATCCCGATCATCTGGAACACAAAGGTGATTGAGATCAGAGGTGAGAAGTTTGTGAACGAGATCGTCCTTGAAGATGTGAATAATGCGTCAACAAACACCCGGTTGATAGACGGGGTATTCGTTGCCATAGGGTACGTGCCGAATAATGAACTTGCAAAAAAACTCGGCGTCCGGATGGACGACGAAGGCTATATCAGGGTGGACAAGGCCTTCAGAACAAATGTGCCGGGGATCTATGCTGCAGGAGATATTACCGGAGGGTTCAAGCAGATCGTCACTGCGGTCGGCCAGGGAGCAACAGCTGCCGCGGCTATTTTTGAGGACCTTTCTGCACCCTCCGAAAAGTGGTATTCGTAG